A stretch of DNA from Blastopirellula marina:
TGCCATCCTCAACTGCTCGCTGAAGTTCTTCTTCCGACTTGCCGCGCGGATCAGCGATCGTCCGAGATGCGGCTTGAATCGCCTCGATGTTTTTTAGGTTCTCTGGTGAGGAAATGATTGAGATCAAGAAATCACGTCCCTCAGTGGTTTCTCCGACTCGCTGCAACTCAACCGTCGAACACTGTTCAGCGAGGTGAGTGTAATAGCCTTGGACCGTGTTCCAATCGACCAGGCAGAAGTCGGCACCTAGCGACCGCTTAAGATACGCTTCCGGGCGAAACTCACTGGCGTTAGGCTCGGCCCCAAAACAGATATTGCCGAAGAAGCATAGCAGCAGCCATATCGAAATTCGTGAAGTCCGTATCATTTAGTATTCAATTCAAGGAGGATTAATTGGCGGGATTCAAAATGGGGATTCATCGGGTCTGTTGCCACGAGCTATCGTAACAACCGATGCAAACGCCCAAACTGGTTTTGCAAACCATGGAATCTGCTTTGCAAAAAATGACAGTCTTCTTCGCTTGTGTTCGGTCTAAGTTCCACACAGCGAAGCGTTGGCAACCCTCATTGAGATATCACCACCCGAAAGGACAGTCCCATCCACCACCTCGACGGAGGGGGCGATTTGTCTGTTATTCCAAGTGGGCACTTGCTATATTAGTAGACCTGTCTTTCATCATCACCGTTCAGCGATGCAGGTTTCCAAGACCAGCTGAGTTGGATCTTGCCCGAGTCAAATTGTTCGTTGGCTACCTACCAATCCTTCGAACGACGCCCCATCCATAACTTCCTCCCTGTGTCCGTTTTCCATCTTCTTCCATTTCGTGATGGGAGTTCCATGACGTTCGTGTCTCCTGCTCAAATTTTCCTGGTTTGGTTTGTATTGGTCGCTTTATTCGCGAGTCCTGCGGCCCGCGCTGAATCCACCTCTGAAGATCAACTTAAGCAAACGTTCGAGAAGACGGTTCAACCGTTCTTGAAGACGCATTGCGTTGCTTGTCATGACCAGGATGCTCCAGAGGCTGAGCTCGACCTGAGTCTCTTCTCGACCGTCGACTCCGTGGCAAATGACCATCAACGATGGGAACTGGTTCTTGATCGCCTGACAGCTGGCGATATGCCACCCGAAGATTTCGATGCTCAGCCTTCTCCACAACAGCGAAGAGAAATGATCACGTGGATCAAATCGGTCCGCGCTCACGAAGGAGAAAAGAATGCGGGTGATCCCGGATCGGTACCAGTTCGCCGATTAAGCAACGCAGAATACAACTATACGATCCGAGATTTGACCGGCGTCGATATACGCCCCACCAAAGACTTTCCGGTCGATCCCGCCAACGAAGCAGGCTTTGATAACTCGGCGACTTCGCTCAGTACCTCCCCTGCTCTGGTGAAGAAATATCTAGACGCTGCTCGCCACGTCGCCGATCATCTCGCGTTGACGCCCAGCGGATTCGTGTTCGCGCCGCACCCGGTGATCGCTCACACCGATCGAGACAAGTTTTGCATTAACCGGATTGTTGATTTCTATAAAGACCAGCCGACCGATTACGCTCCTTACTTTCTTGCTGCGTGGCAGCTCAAGAATTCCGATCAGGCAGAGAGGTCGCTCGAGCAGATTGCAAGTGACGGTAACCTAAGCGCGAAGTACTTAAAAACAGTCTGGGATGAATTGAATCGCGAAGTTGATCCCGTCGGTCCGATCGCGGCGTTACAGATCATTTGGCAGTCAATTCCTCAAAATGCATCTCTCGATGACGCCCAGGCGACTTGTGACCAAATGGAAGCGTTCGTCAAGGATCTTCGCCCCAAGTTCAAGCCTGAAGTTGAAAATCTGACATCCCCCAAAATCTCCCCAGGGTCACAGCCGCTCGTCATTTGGAAGAATCAACAGATGGCGATCAACCACACGAAATATGCTCCGTTTAGTGCTCGTCAATTGACCGAGTGGAATTTGCCCGCCAGTTCTCCGGCCATCGAGGCGATGAAGGTTCCAGAGTCGCTTGACGGTCGAGAAAAGCATGAAGCGGAGTGCCAGCGTTTCTGTGAAGTGTTTCCCGATGCCTTCTACGTATCTGAGCGAGGTCGCGTCTTTCAAAATGAAGCCTCACGTGGACGCCTTTTAAGCGCTGGCTTTCACAATCAGCAAGGGTATTTCCGCGACGACACGCCACTATACGAAATGATCCTCGACGAAGCTGGGCAAACAAAACTTGATCAGTTATGGCACGAATTTAATTTGATTGCCGATGCGCCACAGCGTCAGTATCGAGCGTTTCTTTGGTACGAGCGTGCCGAGTCGAGTTTCATGCGAGACGAAGTCTTCGATCACCACCGATCCGAAGACAAAGATTCGATAACCAATGAAAAGATGGATGCTCTCGAGGCACTATATCTTGAAAAGGCATTGCGGGAAGGTGCCGATAAAACAGCGGAGAAGGCAATCGTCGATTACTTCGCCGCGATGCAGTCAACCTTCCGAGAGCTTGAAGTCGCCGCGGAAGAGGCCCACCCCAGCCATCTCGCTGCACTACATGTGTTCGCCGAACAGGCGTTTCGTCACCCTTTGACGCCGACTGAAAAACAGGATCTCAATGCCTTTTACCAGTACCTTCGTGAAGAAGAACAACTTAGCCATGAAGATGCAATACGCGACTATGTGGTTAGCGTACTGATGTCGCCCCAGTTCTTCTTTCATCTCGGTTCTCCGGCCAAAGTTTCTTCGACGCCAGTCCCTTTAGATGATGTTGCGTTGGCCAATCGCTTGAGCTACTTCCTCTGGTCGAGCATGCCAGACGAGGAATTGATGAACCTGGCAAAGCGGGGCGAACTACACAAACCATTCGTTCTATCCGCACAAGTTCGCCGCATGGTAAGTGACCCGAAGATTCGAGGTCTGGCCGTCGAATTCGGGGGGAACTGGCTCGATTTCCGCAGGTTCGAGGAACACAACGCGGTCGACCGAACACGGTTTCCCTCGTTCGATAACGATCTTCGGCGAGCCATGTTTGAGGAGCCCATACGTTTCTTCACGGACGTCGCCATGCGGGACGGATCTGTGCTTGAATTCCTTTTCGGAGAGCATACATTCGTCAACGAGCCGCTCGCCAAGCATTACGGGATACCGGTTCCCGCGAAATCGGAGCGGGACGCCGATGGATGGTTTCGTGTTGACGATGCCGTTCAATATGGTCGAGGCGGAATTTTGCCAATGTCGGTCTTTCTAACCAAGAACGCTCCCGGTCTCAGAACGAGTCCCGTAAAGCGAGGCTACTGGGTGGTCAAACGTGTCCTGGGCGAACACATTCCGGCCCCACCAGCGGATGTTCCCGAACTTCCGGCCGACGAGTCGAAGAGTGAATTGTCACTGCGAGACGCTCTCGCGAAACACCGCGAGATTGCCAGTTGTGCCGGCTGTCACCAACGATTTGATTCGCTTGGCCTGGTATTCGAGGGATATGGTCCCGTCGGCGAGCGTCGAACGGAAGACTTGGGTGGCCGCGCCGTCGATACCAATGCAGATTTCCCAGACGGCCAAAATGGCGATGGTTTAGGCGGGCTCACAAAATACATCCGCGAGAGTCGCCAGGACGACTTCATCGACAATCTCAATCGAAAGCTCCTGGCGTATGCCTTAGGCCGCACGCTCCAGCTTTCTGATGAGAAACTATTACGCGAGATGCATACAAACATCTCCAAGAAAGACTATCGCTTCTCGGCCATGCTTGAAACGATTGTTACGAGTCCTCAATTTCTCAACCAGCGCGGCGCCGCCGCTTCCAACTAAAAGGTACATACGACCATGTCTGCCATCGAAAAGTCAGATCTCTCTCGTCGAATGTTTCTTCGTGGTGCCGGTGTAGCAATGGCCTTGCCGTGGCTTGAATCGGTTTCGGTCTGGGGAAGCGAGGCGAAACCCGAGGCCAACGATATTCCTGCTGCGCCAAAGCGATTTGCCGCTCTATTTATGGGCTGCGGTGTAAACCCCGATCATTGGTGGGCCAACGGGGAAGGCGATCAGATGGAGTT
This window harbors:
- a CDS encoding DUF1592 domain-containing protein, giving the protein MTFVSPAQIFLVWFVLVALFASPAARAESTSEDQLKQTFEKTVQPFLKTHCVACHDQDAPEAELDLSLFSTVDSVANDHQRWELVLDRLTAGDMPPEDFDAQPSPQQRREMITWIKSVRAHEGEKNAGDPGSVPVRRLSNAEYNYTIRDLTGVDIRPTKDFPVDPANEAGFDNSATSLSTSPALVKKYLDAARHVADHLALTPSGFVFAPHPVIAHTDRDKFCINRIVDFYKDQPTDYAPYFLAAWQLKNSDQAERSLEQIASDGNLSAKYLKTVWDELNREVDPVGPIAALQIIWQSIPQNASLDDAQATCDQMEAFVKDLRPKFKPEVENLTSPKISPGSQPLVIWKNQQMAINHTKYAPFSARQLTEWNLPASSPAIEAMKVPESLDGREKHEAECQRFCEVFPDAFYVSERGRVFQNEASRGRLLSAGFHNQQGYFRDDTPLYEMILDEAGQTKLDQLWHEFNLIADAPQRQYRAFLWYERAESSFMRDEVFDHHRSEDKDSITNEKMDALEALYLEKALREGADKTAEKAIVDYFAAMQSTFRELEVAAEEAHPSHLAALHVFAEQAFRHPLTPTEKQDLNAFYQYLREEEQLSHEDAIRDYVVSVLMSPQFFFHLGSPAKVSSTPVPLDDVALANRLSYFLWSSMPDEELMNLAKRGELHKPFVLSAQVRRMVSDPKIRGLAVEFGGNWLDFRRFEEHNAVDRTRFPSFDNDLRRAMFEEPIRFFTDVAMRDGSVLEFLFGEHTFVNEPLAKHYGIPVPAKSERDADGWFRVDDAVQYGRGGILPMSVFLTKNAPGLRTSPVKRGYWVVKRVLGEHIPAPPADVPELPADESKSELSLRDALAKHREIASCAGCHQRFDSLGLVFEGYGPVGERRTEDLGGRAVDTNADFPDGQNGDGLGGLTKYIRESRQDDFIDNLNRKLLAYALGRTLQLSDEKLLREMHTNISKKDYRFSAMLETIVTSPQFLNQRGAAASN